The following coding sequences are from one Paenibacillus sp. JDR-2 window:
- a CDS encoding glycoside hydrolase family 31 protein → MTITALQREPGEFWWGGVINEGHLMPFGDRPHSRDLRLTDDNQASPLLLSNRGRYIWSEEPFAFSFNESTVTIDHPQKITIEEGHFTLQGAYRHACVNHFPPSGVTPDEIAFTAPQYCTWVEMFYEPTQEKLIHYAQSIIENGFPPGVLIIDDNWMQDYGTWDFEKHRFPDPARMIQALHELGFKVMLWVCPYVSPDSITFRQLLSQDLLMKHADGTPVLRRWWNGYSGVVDYTRAEGSAWFKRQLDRLIQDYGVDGFKLDAGEPILPGLLNDVSRDVEWSRPILPMEDCEAYARLGIGYGLSELRMCWKLGGQALIQRQRDKTHTWDATGLGGLIPNAIAQGLMGYAYNCPDMIGGGMDGDINSPDFRFDSELFIRFVQCSALFPAMQFSMAPWRVLSGEELSWCMDAVQLRTKLGPGLAELANQAAEDGLPILRSLEFVFPNQGYHTIQDQFMVGDSILVAPVLMKGQLIRMIQFPEGRWLGDDESVVEGPIQLEVHAPLSRLPWYRKI, encoded by the coding sequence ATGACAATTACTGCACTGCAACGGGAGCCCGGGGAATTCTGGTGGGGAGGCGTTATCAATGAGGGCCACCTTATGCCGTTTGGCGATCGGCCGCATTCGCGCGACCTGCGTTTGACCGACGATAACCAAGCTTCCCCCTTATTGCTGTCTAATCGAGGAAGATATATTTGGTCCGAAGAGCCGTTTGCCTTCTCCTTTAATGAGAGTACCGTGACAATCGATCACCCGCAGAAGATCACGATTGAAGAAGGTCACTTCACCCTTCAAGGCGCTTACCGGCATGCCTGCGTTAACCATTTCCCGCCTTCCGGCGTTACGCCGGACGAAATTGCCTTTACGGCGCCGCAATACTGCACTTGGGTGGAAATGTTCTATGAGCCGACGCAAGAGAAGCTTATTCATTACGCGCAATCTATTATTGAAAACGGCTTTCCTCCAGGCGTCCTGATCATTGACGATAATTGGATGCAGGATTACGGAACCTGGGATTTCGAGAAGCACCGTTTCCCCGATCCCGCCAGGATGATTCAAGCTCTGCATGAATTGGGATTTAAGGTGATGCTGTGGGTATGCCCGTATGTGAGTCCTGACAGCATCACTTTCCGGCAATTATTGAGCCAAGATCTCTTGATGAAGCATGCAGACGGCACGCCTGTTTTAAGAAGATGGTGGAATGGGTACAGCGGGGTCGTTGATTATACCCGCGCGGAAGGCTCCGCATGGTTCAAACGGCAGCTGGACAGGCTGATCCAAGATTACGGGGTTGACGGCTTCAAGCTTGACGCGGGAGAACCTATACTGCCAGGCCTGCTGAATGACGTTTCCCGGGACGTCGAATGGTCGCGCCCTATTCTCCCCATGGAAGATTGCGAAGCTTACGCGCGATTGGGAATCGGATACGGGCTCAGCGAGCTGCGGATGTGCTGGAAGCTAGGAGGCCAAGCGCTTATTCAGCGGCAGCGCGATAAGACGCACACGTGGGATGCGACAGGGCTTGGGGGACTCATCCCCAATGCCATCGCTCAAGGTTTAATGGGATATGCCTATAATTGTCCCGATATGATTGGCGGAGGAATGGACGGCGACATCAACTCGCCTGATTTCCGATTCGATTCCGAACTTTTTATCCGTTTTGTTCAATGCTCGGCATTATTCCCCGCTATGCAGTTCTCCATGGCTCCTTGGCGGGTTCTCAGCGGTGAAGAATTGTCCTGGTGCATGGATGCGGTACAGCTACGGACGAAGCTTGGCCCTGGGCTCGCCGAGCTTGCGAATCAAGCTGCTGAAGATGGACTGCCTATCCTGCGCAGCTTGGAATTTGTTTTTCCGAATCAAGGCTACCACACGATCCAGGATCAATTCATGGTTGGCGACTCCATTCTGGTAGCCCCTGTCTTAATGAAAGGACAACTTATTAGAATGATCCAATTCCCGGAAGGTCGTTGGCTCGGCGATGACGAAAGTGTAGTAGAAGGCCCTATCCAGCTAGAAGTACATGCGCCGCTGTCCCGATTGCCGTGGTATCGAAAAATCTAA
- a CDS encoding LacI family DNA-binding transcriptional regulator, whose amino-acid sequence MEGALIKLKEIAKKANVSISTVSRIINNQGNFSEETRKKVLDIANEHLKPGIAPSNQIGISYNIVVIVPGNNDFFDNDPSTSADLNHLKDEFEAYGHQVHIVKHYSDSQSSPAYKLLGEEKVDAAIIFDPVAGDKMFEELNRLGIPYVFTNGRTYNTGQNYIDYDNRKGAYEVIRYLHGLGHRKIGMIAGPRNHLVNLNRLDGCKDAFRDLEMTWTDANVAMGAFDPAHGYEAVKRLMREQPSITAIFAFNDIIAYGAMKALAEMNLRIPKDVSLVGFDDLKLSEFMVPPLTTVRRFRYDISSIIVKVLTELITSKNISEVYISLKTEIIERESCSKALGKA is encoded by the coding sequence ATGGAGGGAGCTCTTATCAAGCTAAAAGAAATTGCAAAAAAAGCAAACGTTTCGATTAGTACAGTATCCAGAATCATCAACAACCAGGGCAATTTCAGCGAGGAGACTCGCAAAAAAGTATTGGATATTGCCAATGAACATTTAAAACCGGGGATTGCTCCCTCCAACCAGATTGGAATATCCTATAATATCGTCGTTATCGTACCGGGGAACAATGACTTTTTCGATAACGACCCGTCTACCTCTGCCGACTTGAATCATTTAAAGGATGAGTTTGAAGCATACGGCCATCAGGTTCATATCGTGAAGCATTATTCGGACTCGCAGTCGTCCCCGGCCTATAAGCTTTTGGGCGAGGAGAAAGTGGACGCCGCCATCATATTCGACCCGGTTGCGGGCGATAAGATGTTCGAGGAATTAAATAGACTCGGGATCCCGTATGTGTTTACGAACGGAAGAACATACAATACGGGGCAAAACTATATTGATTACGATAATCGAAAAGGCGCTTACGAGGTAATCCGTTATTTGCACGGTTTAGGCCATCGGAAAATCGGGATGATTGCGGGGCCCCGCAACCATCTTGTCAATTTGAACCGGCTGGATGGATGCAAAGACGCATTCCGCGATTTGGAGATGACATGGACCGACGCCAATGTTGCAATGGGCGCGTTTGATCCCGCGCACGGTTATGAAGCCGTGAAGCGATTAATGAGGGAACAGCCGTCTATCACCGCGATTTTCGCATTTAACGACATCATTGCTTACGGGGCTATGAAGGCTTTGGCCGAGATGAACCTCCGTATTCCCAAAGATGTTTCCTTGGTCGGTTTTGATGATCTGAAGCTGTCGGAGTTTATGGTTCCGCCTTTAACGACCGTAAGAAGGTTTAGATACGATATCAGTTCCATCATCGTAAAAGTGCTGACCGAATTGATCACAAGCAAAAACATTTCCGAAGTTTACATTAGTCTTAAGACCGAGATCATTGAGCGGGAATCCTGCTCAAAAGCGTTGGGTAAGGCGTAA
- a CDS encoding carbohydrate ABC transporter permease has translation MNSRSRYVWAYFMIAPTLIGTLVFWGWPVIQSILLGFQHSENFGTVNHWVGFDNYAKLFRDKEFWQNLRNTLVYVAMFVPLTLVLSTLFAVLLNTKIKGVSLYRVIFFLPQVTMPAAAAMVWVVLFAKDFGLINHLLGTHIAWLSNGNYAMLVLVIVGVWGAIGMNMLLVLAGLQGIPKSLYEAADIDGAKRFNKFRYITIPMLTPTLFFTSIILLIGATQIFDSIYLIIGKTNVALPSVRSLVYAYYQNSFIYNDRNYGAAIINILLVINLALTGIQFAFQKKWVVYD, from the coding sequence TTGAATTCCAGAAGCAGGTATGTGTGGGCTTATTTCATGATCGCGCCGACTCTCATAGGCACATTGGTTTTCTGGGGTTGGCCGGTTATCCAATCGATCCTGTTAGGCTTCCAGCATTCGGAAAATTTCGGGACCGTCAATCATTGGGTTGGATTCGATAACTATGCGAAGTTATTCCGGGATAAAGAGTTTTGGCAGAATCTGCGCAACACCTTAGTTTATGTAGCTATGTTTGTACCCCTTACGCTTGTGCTCTCAACCTTGTTTGCCGTACTGCTGAATACGAAGATCAAAGGGGTTTCCCTTTATCGCGTCATATTTTTCTTGCCTCAAGTAACGATGCCTGCCGCGGCAGCGATGGTATGGGTGGTCTTGTTCGCCAAGGACTTCGGCCTCATCAACCATTTATTGGGAACGCATATCGCATGGCTGTCCAATGGCAATTATGCCATGCTTGTGCTTGTTATCGTAGGCGTATGGGGGGCAATCGGCATGAATATGCTGCTTGTTCTCGCAGGCTTGCAAGGAATTCCGAAATCGCTGTATGAAGCGGCGGATATCGACGGCGCCAAGCGATTCAACAAGTTTCGGTATATTACCATTCCGATGCTAACGCCAACTCTGTTTTTCACCAGTATCATTCTATTAATTGGAGCTACGCAAATCTTCGACTCGATCTATCTGATTATCGGAAAGACGAATGTCGCGCTTCCGTCGGTTCGCTCTCTTGTGTATGCCTATTACCAAAACAGCTTCATTTATAATGACCGCAATTACGGCGCTGCCATTATCAATATTCTGCTGGTGATTAACCTTGCGCTGACAGGCATTCAATTCGCATTCCAGAAAAAATGGGTCGTCTACGACTGA
- a CDS encoding DUF896 domain-containing protein: MIAILGRINELSRKQHAGGLTEQEKKEQAELRTEYLQQIRGQVHDMLLGVSVVDDNGYDVTPKKLAADKAILLRDER; encoded by the coding sequence ATGATTGCTATTCTGGGACGTATTAACGAATTGAGCAGAAAACAACATGCTGGGGGACTTACCGAGCAGGAGAAAAAAGAACAGGCGGAGCTTCGTACGGAGTATCTGCAGCAGATTCGGGGTCAAGTTCACGATATGCTATTAGGTGTCTCGGTAGTCGATGACAATGGGTATGACGTAACTCCGAAGAAGCTGGCAGCAGACAAAGCGATTTTGCTAAGGGATGAGCGCTAG
- a CDS encoding Gfo/Idh/MocA family protein has translation MKKIKLAVIGAGARGFLSYMPYVQRFPSEVEVVAVAEPNQERRTRFAEALNLTSDQLYSTWEELLDEPKLCDALLICTQDQMHYEPTVAALRKGYHVLLEKPMSNSPSECVAMEAVAREEGRLLSICHVSRYTPFWQKMKQLIQDGSIGNVMSIQHNENVGYLHYAHSFVRGNWRNDTLSSPMILAKSCHDMDLIRWLVDADCAKVSSFGSLSHFRIENAPEGSTDRCTDGCEVESTCPYSALQFYMQDTKANHFAALIADPPTETNRMKAILEGPYGKCVYRTDNNVVDHQTVNMEFENGVTVMFSMSGFTRDINRIVQIMGTKGEIRGDLLNGRIELFDFSSGTQSVIQIPNSQSGHQGGDDGIMRQFVSDLRHERYIDTLTSAQASLESHLMAFAAENSRLNGGALVDMKLFRQSFASNETVAMPSDTAV, from the coding sequence ATGAAAAAAATCAAACTAGCCGTTATAGGAGCAGGTGCGCGAGGTTTCCTGTCCTATATGCCGTATGTTCAAAGATTTCCGAGCGAGGTTGAGGTGGTCGCGGTTGCGGAACCTAACCAAGAGAGAAGAACGAGATTTGCGGAAGCGTTAAACTTAACTTCGGATCAGCTCTATTCAACATGGGAAGAATTGCTGGACGAACCTAAGCTTTGCGATGCGCTACTTATCTGCACACAGGATCAGATGCATTACGAGCCTACGGTTGCCGCTCTCCGCAAGGGGTATCATGTCTTACTAGAGAAACCGATGTCGAACAGCCCAAGCGAGTGCGTAGCGATGGAGGCTGTCGCCCGCGAAGAAGGACGTTTGCTCTCTATCTGTCACGTTTCGAGATATACCCCTTTCTGGCAAAAAATGAAGCAGCTTATTCAAGACGGTTCCATCGGGAACGTCATGTCCATTCAACATAACGAAAACGTCGGTTACCTCCATTACGCTCATAGCTTTGTGCGGGGCAACTGGCGAAACGATACGCTTTCCAGTCCAATGATTTTGGCCAAATCCTGCCACGACATGGATCTCATTCGCTGGCTTGTTGATGCCGATTGCGCGAAGGTCAGTTCCTTCGGATCGTTAAGCCACTTCCGGATTGAAAACGCGCCCGAAGGGTCGACGGACCGCTGCACGGATGGCTGCGAAGTAGAATCCACCTGTCCTTATTCGGCATTGCAATTCTACATGCAAGACACGAAAGCGAATCATTTTGCGGCGCTTATCGCGGATCCGCCTACCGAAACGAATAGAATGAAGGCGATTTTGGAAGGCCCTTATGGCAAATGTGTCTACAGAACGGATAATAACGTCGTTGATCATCAAACGGTAAACATGGAATTCGAGAATGGCGTTACCGTTATGTTCAGCATGAGCGGGTTTACGCGGGATATTAACCGCATCGTTCAAATCATGGGGACCAAAGGGGAAATTCGAGGCGATCTCTTAAACGGCCGTATCGAACTATTCGATTTCTCATCCGGCACGCAGTCGGTTATTCAAATTCCTAACAGCCAAAGCGGTCATCAAGGAGGCGACGACGGAATCATGCGGCAATTCGTGTCCGATCTGCGGCATGAAAGGTATATAGATACCTTGACCTCTGCGCAAGCCTCTCTGGAGAGCCACTTAATGGCCTTTGCTGCCGAGAATTCAAGGCTGAATGGCGGCGCCCTTGTCGACATGAAGCTCTTCCGTCAATCTTTTGCATCAAATGAAACCGTAGCTATGCCAAGCGATACCGCGGTATAA
- a CDS encoding ABC transporter substrate-binding protein, whose translation MVKRNKFSFMLVLVLMVLSLITAACSNSSNNAPTNKPDDSKNGNAGEATDAPKKNVTLTYAIWDKIQQPAMEAIAKEFTAQNPNIKVKVEVIPWGDYWTKMSAAAPAGTLPDVFWMHGGQFATYASGKFLEPITSKVAAGEIDLNNYAANLASIYTLNGENYGIPKDFDTIGLAYNKELFDQAGIPYPDDTWTYAKLAEVAKQLSQPDKGIYGFGAKMDTQTGYWNDMLANGGKIISDDMSKSGYDDPASIEALQARYQMTVDGASPTHQQMTDMEATEMFKSGKLAMIFDGSWRISDIDSSDIVKGKWDWAKLPMGKVKRANIINGLGNVMSASGKNKDEAWLFLKFLGSQKAAEITAEMGAAIPAYNGTQDAWLTSRPYLNLKVFTEQVADATPYPSGSMSYPVWFAKEPEIMSQAWGGAISVEEGAKKVAEMMNQAIADTK comes from the coding sequence ATGGTGAAAAGAAACAAATTTTCATTCATGCTCGTGCTTGTCTTGATGGTTCTTTCCTTAATTACCGCTGCATGCAGCAACAGCTCGAACAACGCGCCAACTAACAAACCGGACGACAGCAAGAACGGCAATGCCGGTGAGGCAACGGATGCACCTAAAAAGAACGTAACGCTTACCTATGCTATCTGGGATAAAATTCAGCAGCCCGCAATGGAAGCGATCGCAAAAGAATTTACGGCGCAAAACCCAAACATCAAGGTTAAGGTCGAAGTTATTCCATGGGGCGACTATTGGACAAAAATGTCCGCTGCCGCACCTGCGGGGACGCTGCCGGACGTGTTCTGGATGCACGGAGGTCAATTCGCAACTTACGCATCCGGTAAATTCCTTGAGCCGATCACAAGCAAAGTAGCTGCCGGCGAAATCGATCTCAATAATTACGCGGCGAATCTTGCTTCTATTTATACGCTGAACGGCGAGAACTATGGTATTCCTAAAGATTTCGATACTATCGGTCTTGCTTACAACAAAGAGCTGTTCGACCAAGCGGGTATCCCTTATCCGGACGACACTTGGACTTATGCCAAGCTGGCCGAGGTAGCCAAGCAGCTGAGCCAGCCTGATAAAGGCATCTATGGTTTTGGAGCCAAAATGGATACGCAAACCGGCTATTGGAACGACATGCTGGCTAATGGCGGTAAAATCATTTCCGATGATATGAGCAAATCGGGGTACGATGATCCGGCTTCTATCGAAGCTTTGCAAGCCCGTTATCAAATGACGGTTGACGGCGCTTCTCCAACTCATCAGCAAATGACGGATATGGAAGCAACCGAGATGTTCAAGTCCGGCAAGTTAGCGATGATTTTCGACGGATCCTGGCGGATCAGCGATATCGACAGCAGCGACATTGTCAAGGGGAAATGGGATTGGGCGAAACTGCCAATGGGTAAAGTGAAAAGAGCCAATATCATTAACGGCCTCGGCAACGTGATGTCCGCAAGCGGCAAAAACAAAGATGAGGCTTGGTTGTTCCTCAAGTTCCTGGGATCGCAAAAAGCAGCGGAAATTACGGCGGAAATGGGCGCGGCTATTCCGGCATACAACGGCACGCAGGATGCATGGCTGACATCGAGACCGTATCTGAATCTGAAAGTATTCACGGAGCAAGTAGCCGACGCAACTCCGTATCCAAGCGGCTCGATGTCGTATCCGGTATGGTTCGCGAAAGAGCCTGAGATTATGTCGCAGGCATGGGGCGGAGCCATCTCGGTAGAAGAAGGCGCCAAGAAGGTTGCGGAGATGATGAATCAAGCAATCGCGGATACAAAGTAA
- a CDS encoding DoxX family protein, giving the protein MMDMGLLIIRVVVGLLFVGHGAQKLFGLFGGYGPKGTGGWMESVGIRPGVVMAVFAGILELLGGALFTTGLFTVAAGVMILVTMAGAIVKVHLPNGLWSTANGYEYPLVLVAVAIGVALTGAGAYSLDALLW; this is encoded by the coding sequence ATGATGGATATGGGACTTCTTATTATTCGGGTAGTGGTGGGATTGTTGTTTGTTGGTCATGGAGCACAGAAACTGTTTGGCCTGTTCGGGGGATATGGTCCAAAAGGGACAGGAGGCTGGATGGAATCGGTTGGCATTCGTCCTGGCGTTGTTATGGCGGTCTTTGCAGGAATATTGGAATTGCTGGGCGGTGCATTGTTCACCACGGGACTGTTCACGGTAGCAGCAGGAGTGATGATTCTAGTCACCATGGCAGGCGCTATAGTTAAAGTGCATCTGCCTAACGGCTTGTGGTCAACAGCCAACGGGTATGAATATCCGCTGGTACTCGTGGCTGTAGCTATCGGCGTTGCGCTGACCGGAGCGGGAGCTTATTCACTGGATGCACTGTTGTGGTAA
- a CDS encoding fibronectin type III domain-containing protein, which produces MRSMGSRSVLKAFTILLSFVLLTGGSFALPFPDKASAAVGAITVNLTETQEAFKNPLMGFRPTRFLNDTSFSNHEYGTVFKHYIKYTDLENAASDSVQKIKDWSNTTWAGIESQNKKVIPRVIIVYPNSGEYWPEGVPHGDVATQWTSDTLKNRLTAFIQKLGQAWDNDPRVAYIELGLWGNWGEHHIYPDKLADGTDRIPLAFQTALGNAASQAFQNKKVQVRYPDTFQNFNFGFLWDSFALIDDLSGGEGIAARNVWRTQVNGGEVAYDWGQKNIQPGDSPDDTLSDPNHRNYVIDWIKKTHTTSLGWIDLYDANNSAVSQGAALMQKEFGYRFVINQATYSGSVQPGGSMNVSFSVVNKGSAPFYYNWPVEASLLRSDRTVAWKGIFNGTDIRNWMPGDDWNSATRQYNQAPAVQQVSGAFAIPSNMPAGTYTLALSILDPAGYKPSARFANSNYYTGGRTPLGKVGIGMDPADQNIGPFDQLKPDNTLSYSLTQTPYDGGYSSGGSTDTQAPSVPGNLTVSGTTSSSVSLTWSASTDNVGVTGYEVYRGGVLAGAATGTTFTDNGLSPSTNYVYTVKAKDGAGNVSGASSSVTATTSASGGGGTLTAYEAEAAANTRTGSAVISACSTCSGGSKVGYVGNNDGTLQFNGVNASTAGTYTMTVSYLSGEARSAQIRVNGGSPVTLNMPSTGSWTAIGTVQTQVQLNAGNNTIHFSNPTGWAADFDRIQINASGGGTGDTQAPTAPTNVSVSGKTSSSVSLAWSASTDNVGVSQYVIYRNGNQAGTSTATSFTDSGLNASTAYTYTVKAKDAAGNLSAASAAVNVTTNAGSSGILLVDNFDNSPSWPGSNDLGKWAGANSFANNAGVIDSGALKLEYNNNGWLGTDITQDVGSYTKLVIRIKGASGGEQNHMQLTIGGVTKTLGDFSGDTIATSYKDLAINLASNGVDRSSPGQLTMTFWHGGNSTVWIDEIRFE; this is translated from the coding sequence ATGAGAAGCATGGGTTCGAGGTCAGTTTTGAAAGCGTTTACCATTTTATTGTCGTTTGTATTATTGACGGGAGGTTCGTTTGCATTGCCATTCCCGGATAAGGCTTCGGCAGCCGTTGGCGCAATCACGGTTAATTTGACGGAAACGCAAGAGGCGTTCAAAAATCCTTTAATGGGATTTCGGCCAACCCGCTTTTTGAATGACACTAGTTTTTCGAATCATGAATACGGCACTGTGTTCAAGCACTACATCAAATACACCGATTTGGAGAATGCAGCATCAGACTCTGTCCAAAAAATCAAGGATTGGAGTAACACAACCTGGGCGGGGATCGAAAGTCAGAACAAAAAGGTTATTCCTCGCGTAATCATCGTTTACCCGAACTCCGGAGAATATTGGCCGGAAGGTGTTCCTCATGGAGACGTGGCTACGCAATGGACATCGGACACCTTGAAAAACCGACTGACCGCCTTCATTCAGAAGCTTGGTCAAGCTTGGGATAACGATCCGAGAGTGGCTTACATCGAGCTGGGACTATGGGGGAATTGGGGAGAGCATCACATTTATCCGGATAAGCTTGCTGACGGGACCGACCGGATTCCGCTCGCCTTCCAGACCGCATTAGGCAATGCGGCTTCGCAGGCTTTTCAAAATAAAAAAGTGCAGGTGCGGTATCCCGATACCTTCCAGAATTTTAACTTCGGATTCCTGTGGGACTCCTTTGCCTTAATCGATGATCTGTCGGGAGGCGAAGGCATTGCAGCGAGAAATGTATGGAGAACGCAGGTTAACGGCGGGGAGGTTGCTTACGATTGGGGGCAAAAAAATATTCAGCCCGGCGATTCCCCGGATGATACGTTAAGCGATCCGAACCATCGGAACTACGTGATCGATTGGATCAAAAAAACGCACACAACCAGTCTCGGCTGGATCGATCTGTACGATGCGAACAATTCCGCCGTCTCGCAAGGGGCTGCGCTGATGCAGAAGGAATTCGGCTATCGATTCGTCATTAACCAGGCTACATACTCAGGCAGCGTGCAGCCTGGCGGGTCAATGAACGTGTCCTTCTCGGTTGTGAACAAAGGGTCGGCGCCGTTCTATTATAACTGGCCGGTGGAGGCCAGCTTGCTGCGAAGCGACCGTACCGTAGCTTGGAAGGGCATCTTTAACGGCACGGACATACGGAACTGGATGCCGGGCGACGATTGGAACAGCGCGACGCGTCAATACAATCAAGCTCCAGCCGTTCAACAGGTTTCAGGTGCCTTTGCCATTCCATCCAATATGCCGGCGGGAACTTACACCTTAGCGCTGTCCATTCTGGATCCGGCCGGTTATAAGCCAAGCGCAAGATTCGCGAATTCGAACTATTATACGGGCGGCAGAACACCGCTTGGCAAAGTGGGAATCGGCATGGATCCCGCCGATCAGAACATCGGGCCTTTCGACCAGCTGAAGCCGGATAATACGCTTTCGTACAGCTTGACCCAGACTCCTTATGATGGCGGCTACAGCAGCGGAGGGAGCACGGATACTCAGGCGCCAAGCGTTCCGGGGAATCTGACGGTAAGCGGTACGACCTCGAGCAGCGTCAGCTTGACTTGGTCGGCTTCAACCGACAACGTAGGCGTGACCGGTTATGAGGTTTATCGCGGAGGAGTATTGGCAGGGGCCGCGACAGGCACAACCTTTACCGATAACGGATTAAGTCCAAGCACGAATTACGTCTACACCGTTAAGGCCAAGGATGGAGCGGGGAACGTATCCGGCGCAAGCAGCTCTGTAACCGCGACCACCAGCGCTTCAGGAGGAGGCGGAACTTTAACGGCCTATGAAGCAGAGGCTGCAGCGAATACGCGGACCGGATCAGCGGTTATTTCCGCGTGCAGCACCTGTTCGGGAGGCTCGAAAGTGGGATATGTCGGCAATAATGACGGTACGCTGCAATTTAACGGGGTAAACGCGTCAACTGCTGGAACCTACACCATGACCGTTTCTTACCTTAGCGGCGAAGCCCGTTCGGCTCAAATACGGGTTAACGGAGGATCGCCTGTTACGCTGAACATGCCTAGCACGGGAAGCTGGACGGCCATTGGCACCGTTCAGACGCAAGTGCAGCTCAATGCAGGCAATAACACGATTCATTTCTCCAACCCGACAGGTTGGGCGGCTGACTTTGACCGTATTCAGATTAATGCCAGCGGTGGCGGCACCGGTGATACGCAGGCGCCAACTGCGCCAACCAACGTAAGCGTATCGGGCAAAACCTCGAGCAGCGTGAGCTTGGCATGGAGCGCTTCAACGGACAATGTCGGCGTATCGCAGTATGTCATCTACAGAAACGGGAATCAGGCAGGCACATCAACCGCAACCAGCTTTACGGACAGCGGATTAAATGCCAGCACGGCATACACGTATACCGTCAAAGCAAAGGATGCAGCGGGTAATTTATCGGCAGCCAGCGCAGCGGTTAATGTAACGACTAATGCCGGAAGCAGCGGGATATTGCTGGTGGATAACTTCGACAATTCTCCAAGCTGGCCGGGAAGCAATGATCTCGGCAAATGGGCGGGCGCGAACAGCTTCGCCAACAATGCGGGCGTTATTGATTCGGGGGCATTAAAGCTGGAGTATAACAACAACGGCTGGTTAGGCACGGATATTACCCAAGACGTAGGAAGCTACACCAAGCTGGTCATTCGCATCAAAGGCGCAAGCGGAGGCGAACAAAACCATATGCAGCTTACGATTGGCGGAGTGACTAAGACACTAGGTGATTTCAGCGGGGATACGATTGCGACCAGCTATAAGGATCTCGCTATTAATTTAGCGTCGAACGGAGTAGACCGCAGCAGCCCCGGACAATTGACGATGACCTTCTGGCACGGAGGCAATAGTACCGTCTGGATAGACGAGATTCGTTTCGAATAA
- a CDS encoding DinB family protein — translation MKTIKRLMDHLYWADGRILDALEESQTKNKDLLKLVRHVAVAEQVWLSRLQGKGSAQYSLWEDAEDLTAIRTMFEENAEQYRVYIEGLEESELDEMIDYANQSGVPFRTSVRDIVLQVLLHGQYHRGQINRALRMESAEPVQVDYITFARL, via the coding sequence ATGAAGACGATCAAGCGTTTGATGGACCACCTGTACTGGGCGGACGGACGAATCTTGGACGCGCTCGAGGAGAGTCAGACGAAGAATAAGGACCTTCTGAAGCTGGTTAGGCACGTCGCGGTGGCGGAACAAGTCTGGCTGTCCCGATTGCAGGGCAAGGGCAGCGCGCAATATTCGTTATGGGAGGATGCGGAAGACCTGACGGCGATCCGGACGATGTTCGAAGAAAACGCCGAGCAATATCGCGTCTATATCGAAGGGCTTGAGGAATCCGAGCTGGACGAGATGATCGACTATGCGAACCAGAGCGGAGTTCCGTTCCGAACTTCCGTCCGTGACATCGTATTGCAGGTCCTCTTACACGGGCAATATCACCGGGGACAGATCAACCGGGCACTTCGGATGGAATCCGCAGAGCCTGTCCAAGTCGATTACATCACGTTTGCGAGGCTCTAA